In the genome of Oncorhynchus gorbuscha isolate QuinsamMale2020 ecotype Even-year linkage group LG05, OgorEven_v1.0, whole genome shotgun sequence, the window attattgtgaccttCGGTCCCGTAGTAGAGGAACGTGTTTGTTCCTTGTCGTGTATATCTGTTGTACTATTTTCgtcccccgtgtttggggcagtttggttgtgagcaccctgtgttGCGTTAGTGCATTAAagagcacagcattgcactctctgtttcctgcgtcTTGACTCCACACCCACAACACCTGGAGCGTTACATGTATTCAGGGGAAAAGAGGAGTTGGTGGGTTTCAAGCCAGGTTTGATCACCAAATCAACCTGTTTTATCAATATGTCATGCCATTGCAATGAAGTCCAAGTAGAACCAGTTGCAAATGATTAGACCCCAGTTCAATATGTTTTTGAAATTCTTTAAAGGTTAGTCAGGGTTTGTGGTTGAAGCTGGCAGGTTTCACACTTAGAAGATAGTAGACTGCCGCTCCCAATGATGGATTCAAGCATTCCTGGCTGTAGCTATAAAGTAGACTTTCACTCAACTCACCATCTTCCAGATGACTCATTCCTCATATACAATAGACCACATAaccacacacactgctatacacacacacacacactggagaatGGTGGCCTGTACTCTCAGGTGTCGAGCTGAGCCCTGCCTGTTTGCTCAACCCTTCAAAGTGCATAGACCTGCAACACCTGTCGCTATAAAGTAGACTTTCACTCACCTCACAATCTTCCAATCCCCTGGTTGGCTTTAGACAGCTCTGCCTCTCCATGCACACCCTATACGACCCCTACTTGTGTAAAACACAGGTGACATATGATTATTAGATGTTATTATGGGCATAGTCAGCCATcttctgtacagcacattgagatatcagctgatgtacgaagggctatataaatacatttgatttgatcttaatCTGACATTTCTGTGGATAATTTTTTGCACCAAACCAGGATGTTGGCATATGGGTTAAAATATGTGTTACTTTTTTTCAGGTCAAAGAACTAAACTCGACGATTCAAAGGAACCGAGGCCTTTGAGACAGCAACGTCAGGTGAACGTCACACGCTGTGAAACTTTGTCTGTAGTTTCATCTTCAAATTGCGTCATTACACAGAGCGTCTATAGAATTAGCCAAATGTACAACCCCAGATTATTATGCGAAACTAGAAGATTAGCAAAGCATGACAGGAGGTCAATAGGTTTATCAAAGGAAGGGGAAAACCTTGATGCTTCTATTCTATTCactttcaagttttaatgtcacatgcagaagtatagtgaaatgcctttcttgcaagctccaaacccaacaatgcagtcatcaatatcaatgtagcactaaaaataactttaggtagaacaaaaacatacGAGAAATAAGAATAAGGTTTGCAGGATTTTTGTGGAGTACTTTAACGATAGTTTACATAGAGTCTATATGTAAAGTATACGATAGGGAAAGCCCCTCACATCTCTTGGCTAAAGCAGGGGATCATATTTTCCAATATGTGTTCCCTAATTTGGTATAAAATCATACGTGCTAACAATAACTTATGATGAAAAGATGTGTCAGAAATAATTTAATAGACTAGGCTTGGGCTAAGATTCAGTAAAAtgatgaaaatatatatttttattttacctttatttaactaggcaagtcagttaagaacaaattcttattttcaatgacggcctaggagctgcctgttcaggggcagaacgacagatttgtaccttgtcagctcaggggtttgaacttgcaaccttccggttactagtccaatgctctaaccactaggctaccctgccgccccatggccTTTGATCTGATAGTGATATGAAAGGCGTTGGGGAAACTACATTTTGCATATAGTACATTTGTACTAGTAGggggtattcagaccccttgactttttccactttttttttactttacagccttattctaaaattgataaaataatTTGTTTCCCTCATCattctacagacaataccccaaaatgacaaagtgaaaacaggtttttagaaatgtttgcaaatgtatacttTCTTTTAAACAGaaatacgtattcagaccctgatgggagttgtccttctggaaggctctatctctgcagcactccaccaatcaggcctttatggtagagtagccagatggaagccactctttagtaaaatgcacatgacagcccgcttggagtttgccaaaaggcacctaaagacactcagaccatgagaaacaagattctctggtctgatgaaaccaagattgaactttttggcctgaatgccaagcgtcacctctggaagaaacctggcaccatccctatggtgaagcatggtggtagcagcatcatgctaaGGGGATGTATTTTAGGGGCAtggactggtagactagtcaggatcgagggaaagattaactgagcaaagtacagagatccttgatgaaaacctgctccagagcgctcaggacctcagacgggggcaaaggttcaccttcaaacagtAAACAGCCTTAAGTACACAGCCacgacaacacaggagtggcttcgggacaagtctctgaatgtctttgagtggcccagccagagcccggacttgaacccgatcaaacatctctggagagacctgaaaacagctgtgtagtgacgctccccatccaacctgacagagcttaggAGGAtttacagagaagaatgggagaaactccccaaatacaggtgtgtcaagcttgtagcgtcatacccaagaagactcgaggctgtaatcactgccaaaggtacttcaacaaagtactgagtaaagtgtctgaatacttacgtaaatgtgatattcaaatcaaatgttatttggcatgtacgccgaatacaacaggtgtagatcttacagtgaaatgcttacttacaaacccttaaccaacaatgcagttttaagacaaAGAAGTgctaagtaaaaaataaaagtaacaaataattaaagagcagcagtaaaatcacatttgcgaggctttatacagggggtacatgtacagagtctatgtgtgGGGGCACTGGTGTTAGAtgaggtatttcagttttttttatacatttgaaaaaaattcTTCACCCGTTTTTGCATTGCCagtatgaggtattgtgtgtagatttgatgaGGGGAAatcaaatgtaacaaaatgtggaaaagtctgaatactttgcaaatgcactgtatataacgTACTATaacagtgaaatgtattgtcattgTACTTAAATGCTGTAGAATATGCGCATCTATGTGTATTTCTCTGTTCATGTGTCTGTGAATGGGGATTTCATTCTTCACAGGAGCTAACTCAAAAGTATGAGGAAAAGAAGGCCAAGTATGACAGCTGTGCTGCAGGTCTGGAGAGTAACCAATCCACTGGACCAGGTACAATATTAAATGCTATGTGTAGACACCTGACCTAACACCACATATGACATTTTCTATATGTAATTTGTTCACATACACCACACAATTGCAATGTTCTCTCCAAGAGGAACAGTTCAGTTTCTTCTTGCAGGAGGTGAGAGCTCTGAGGGAGGCGACGACTCGGGAGGAAAACTGATACCACTACATCAACTGCATGAAAGAGGTAAGGGGCTCAGGTAGCAAACAACACCTGATCTGTGCTGCGACAGTCAACCAGAGCTCCTgttcttctccccatctctctctgttcttcacaGATCATTGAGTTGCAAATGCAGCAAGCAGCAGATGAGATGAAGGCCCCTGATCCGCAAGAGAAGAGGAAAACCATCAGGTGAGTCTGCCTGCTGCTTAGGACTTCTATTACCGCAGTGCCCTTCATAAGGCTCCTATTACAACACGTGTTGCCACACACCTCCCCATACACCTCCCTCACTTGCAGCAGTCCGTTAGTAGGTTCACCCTCACAGGTATTTTATATACTATATTTATGCATTCCAAAGTGTGTCCAGAACTATTGCTTTTCTTTAGAAAAATATGTAAGTAAAGTACTGGTTTAATAAAATATGTTATGGATGTTTGctattgtatgttgtgttattCAACTAACAGGTAGTCCTTCCCTTGTGAAACAATAATGGCAGCAGTGATCTTAAGTTAATAGGCTCACGTGACCACTGACTCTCCGGCTGTTTCACAGGGAGCAGTACATGAAGAACGTTGCAGAGCAGGAGTCCCTGGGCAAGGTGAGCAGAGAGGTGCTTTGTGTGCTTTGTCAGGGTGCAGGCATAGTGCCAATGGCATCTGACATAGATCCCCTGCAAACACAGAGGCCATACTTTAGGTTCTTCCCCACCCTGATCAGAATGGGGCCAGAGAGGAGAAAGTGCATGGCAGAGGGCCCACCCCACCCCTGGCACATTCATGACAAGCTACTTCTTTATTAGGGTTTCCCATCTATGGTTATGAATAGGCTTGATGCTAATGCACTTGGTCATGTTTGTCTGGTCAAGCTTCCAGTCAATGAATACAAAGATCTCATGACCACCCTTCCATTCAGTGTTTGATACAAAACCATATGCTGGCACTTGAAAAGAAACTGAACATGTCTGTTTAACTATGCTGGTATCATACACTGTCTTTGATGTCAAAATGAGCATGTTGTGCTGATGTAATAAGGATTCCTCTTTCCCTTTGGACAACAACAGAAGTTGCGTGAGCAGCAGAAGGCGGTGAGGGAGAGCCACAGGCCCAACATGAAGCAGGTGAAGATGTGGCTCGACCTGGAGCAGCTGATGGTGTGCAAGCTTGGGTGCTTCCCGAGGGCCCAGAACCAGGTTTCCATTGGTCAGGTCATCCAGGAGGGCGGTGAGGATAGGCTGGtgctgtgagaatgaggagacTGTCAACGCAGGGCCAACTCTGGTACACTAAGCTCTACCACAATGACCAGGACTTCTCACTCATCTCACTACTGTACTTCGTTCTCCAGTTATAGTTCATCAGTCTGTCTCGCTTTTTATCTATTTTAGGTACTTTTCATCTCTTAATGTAATCAAAACATCTCTGCTTTCATTGCCTAAAGTTAAAAGGATTCAATTCAACCAATCTGTGTTGATCCTGGTTTAGTTAGCTAGTTATGTTCTCTGTGAATAATCCCAAACTAAGATTTAGTTCCATTTAACAGATTTTTCTCCCGTGAGGAGCACCTTTCTGATGATGATATTGTGAGAGGTGCCTGATGAGAACTGAAAGAACACATGATCCAGAAGGTGTCTGACGGATAAGAGGTTTAACTCTCTGGCTCTTTGACTTCAAACAAATCCTCAGCCTCCATATTTGTTGACACATCTTTAAGAATACAGCTCCAATCTATATGTCTAAAGATAACCGCGTACAAAGTGTTGCACTTGGGAAGCGGCTGCGCGCCGCTATTTTGGGAAACAACTTCCATGACCTTGGGCCGAGGAGCTTGCCTATTTTGGAAATCAATTGGACCTCTGTTGTTAAAACAGGACAGTGCAGGGTGAACTGGTCCAGCATTATCATCTTGCATATTGTATATTGGCCAAGTCTATGCCCGTTTTAACACTTAAAATGTAACGACTCAATTTTTAAAACTTATATCACATTAGCTACATAATATCCTGTTGTATTTCTCATTTGACTTTGTTAGTACAAATACATTCTTAAAACAATACTTGAAGATAATCAATATTTGGTCGTAATTCTGTCTGACTAGTCACAGCCATCTAAAGGTGATGGATAACAGTGAATGATAAATCAAACTGACAGGTTAGCTTTCGTCTTTAGAATATACCTATGCTATTCACAAATCACTCATTCTGAATACCTCTGTCTATAAATGCCGACGTGAATAAGGGGACATGTCACTCGCCGTGCCCTTCACTACAGCTTTGGCTGTAGTGAAGCATAACTCAATATTCTGCTCACAGCCACAGTTAGTGCCAGATGGATCAAGAGTGAATTCTAGAAGGCTACTTGACTGGGAACTGATTGGCAGAGAATTATAACCGAACAACAGGATTGGTAATGTGCCACTGGAGGCCTCATTAGGAAGTGTCAACAGATGATAAATGCCAGTCCTGTTTTAAAGAGCTGACAATAATGCCCCCTAATAAACACAGTGGGGTGTCAACTAGTGGCCTTCGCTGACATCCTTCACACCATAATAGCAGTTTGCCTGTGATTGCTTTGCATCTCTTGGTTTGACTAAGAGAATCTGCCTTTGTTTACGTCACATTCTGATTTCAGGTGAGATGCATGCAAATATATGAGCATGCAGCCTGGGGTCCAGTAACTTTCATTGTTGTTGGTTATCAGGGTaggggagtaacggattacatgtaagggattacaaaataCAATAACTAATCCATTGCATTACTAGCAAAAATATTGTagtcagattacagatacttttgaaaatctAGACTACTTCATGGATTGCTTTTATTCAGAAATGAGGTTTGTGAAAAATATTTGACACTTCTGTTTTCTcagacattcaaatcagcattgaaaaatgGTGCaaatttaagtttgttccacctgagcgagtctgaccagaagtcagagaccactatgatgacacaccaaatgtgtttgatggatcgcgggaaaagagcaggagtaggctacagtccaaactatgtcttccaatggtgcgactgctgtcagcatccaaagattatccaacttgaataaacgcttggaggtcaGGAGGACAGCAGTGGTGTAATCTACGGTGATATGGATATCACTTATTGttatctacatagcgcattgatgtgaatcacactgctgctctctcatttagctattagcgccttacggattgtgatggttgtggatggctgttcacaaatctaaatgtgtatttgaacccaatggttgaattcaagaagatTAAGCTGCctatcattgtttttgaaaccagtgaacagccagtgaaaaatgcagatctcagcctatggaataaaagtggggcttttattgctcaatgtaattcatgctggtaaaaatgttttatccataggcctaatggacatatgttcaaactcgcacacttttgatagacttaaaggggcaatcagtagttgctacatccatttttggacttaaatacattcttgaagaatataacatataaatgcctcatgagcttattACTCCATGAgaaaccaaaatataagctttttttctccaatgtttgtaaacattgtaaatgtaaacaaacactgtatagcctcctAACATGAATAAAACAATAATTGTTATATAAtgtatggtcagtccttgcatctatagctctatctattaatctgagagtggttacatttctccaggcccatatacctcagctttttaccaaaacaggcgGGGTAtccattttgttattgtttctgttcctttTCCCTTTAAACAGTTGCATATTATCAaaatatcaaagtgtcaccaactaaaagttaaacaataggcctatagcaaatgcagcatatggcattcattaTTCACATGTAAATATCACTTTTCAGTAGCGCTCAAAGCATACCATTCCATGAGCGCAACATTTATTTTTTCATCTTGAATCAATGAGCCTAATCAGTCCTGCATGACACCAAAATCATAAACAGCAGGGTAAatccttagttttggggttatgctgaggtaaaacaatttggctaatctatacttccatatttccataAATCcttttcttgaagatcaaggggtataaaatgtattgtaatgactggaattctgatgtttttaatgtaaagatataatttaatcaTTATTATATGTAATAGAaggcgatgggttagaagaagcctacataaccaatcCATAAAGTAAAATGTTACATccatatggccagctatgtaaactttaacatagatttatcctgcaatagatgtggtTCAATAGGTAACATACATTTTCATCTTCTTCTAATGCCTTTAAGGGGAAattaatctaaaagtaactgaatgtaatcgtattacgttactgagtttgggtaatccaaaagttacgttactgattatcattttggacaggtaactaactaactgtaatggattacatgtattaagtaacctacccaaccctgttgGTAACTAATGTATGTAAATACTGGGTGTGGCTAGGTATGCAAACCTAGAGTGTGGATCACAATCTATGCTGGTACATAGACTTTCAAGATAAGGAAACCAATATTTTTCAATTTTGGTGAACTAAGAAGAACCAAAAAAGTTAATTGAATGTGCCACATCTAGGCCTATGTCTTCGTTATCCCATGTCAAAGTACATTGATCTTGGGTTACTGTAAATTAGTTAATGGCTTTTTAGTTTGCTCATTTAATAATTCAAAGCAAATAATGGTACTGGAGACTGGAGAGCGAGCAGGCTTTCGTTACACCCCTCTGTTTCAGCTAATCATGGACTAAATACCACAATATGTTTTATTTTAACAAGGTGTGTTAATGATGTGCTGGAATAAATGCATGTAAGCCTACACCTAGTAGCCCTAGAGTCTAAGTTGGAGAGCCCTGAACTAGGGCCTTACTGATCCTGGGAAAGGAAAATGTATCAACCTGATTTTCTATATCTAATTACTACAGAGTCGGAGGATTGTTTGACAATGTCTGTCACTGGCTGCAAACTAATGGCAAACtcttggtaaattcaatttagcCTAATTGTCCTTACTTTCGAGTAAACATTTCCAGACTCCTTCTGTCCAACGAGAGTAGCCCACAGGTGGAATATGCAAGAAAGGGGCCGTGTTgaggtcgtcactagttaccccagccacaaagtcagaaggCCCGCTTACTCAACCAATCAGTTGAGGGAGTGTGATGCCGCGTATTCCGGTTTGCAGGAAACACCTCATTTTCTAAATTGCCTACCTTGAGTTAAAGTTTTGAAGACAAAATTAGTAAATACATTCAGGAGCAAGAATTGACAACATCACTAAAATTCATAACATTGAGAAAGTTTTGGGAAAAAGGCCAAGTTGTCTTTTTTAATATAACTTGTAGCTATTTGAGggcatgttctcagaacatgtgCAAAACCGTTTACAGGTATATTCACTGTAATGTTCAACATCTCCTTGTCCCCAGTCTATAATCCCCACGTTTTGAGAGAaccaccatcattcctgttcatgccacaatgactaccgccctgtagcactcacatctgtaatcctgaagtgctttgagaggctggttatggcacacatcaactccatcatcccagacaccatagacccactccaatttgcataccgccccaacagatccatacaAGATGCAATCTCACctccactccacactgccctcacccacctagataagaggaatatctatgttagaatgctgttcattgattacagctcagcgttcaacaccattgtcccctccaagctcgtcaccaagcttaggaccctgggactgaacacctccctctgcaactggatcccggacttcctgactgactggctgaccccaggtggtgagggtaggcatcatcacctccgccacgctgaccctcaacacgggggccccacaagggtgtgtgcttagtcccctcctgtactccctgttcacccacgactgcatggccacgcacaactccaacatcctcatcaagtttgctgatgacacgacgGTGATAGGCCAGAATACAGACGGTgatgagactgcctacagggagtaggtcagtgacctggcagtgtgggtCCGTaacacaacctctccctcaatgtcagtaagaccaaggagctgatcgagGACTAAAGGAAACGGGGGACGAGCACGCCCCAACCACATACACGGGGATAAAGTGGaccaggtcgagagcttcaagttcctcagtttCCAAATCACTAAGAACTTAATGGTCCACACACGCGCACAGCTGTGAAAAATGCGCTacagtgcctcttccccctcagcagGTTGAATAGGTTTGGCATGGACCCTCAAAGTTCTACAcctgtaccattgagagcatcttgactggctgcgtcACTGCTTGGTGTGCCATTCCACTAGTATAATAAGGGATTCCATTCCAAGCACACATGAGTTTAGTGCCTCGTTCAAATGCTAGACGGAACTCTGAAATGTATGACTTGCTAAATGGTTGTAGTCATACACAAACCACgttcaaccagttagcaagtcggTAATTTCAGAGTTCCGACTAGCACTTGAACGCGGCACTAAACTTGTGTGCTTGGAATGGAGTCTGCTGTTGTGGGAAGTTTTGTTAAGATCCCCAACGCTTGGTCCCAACATTAAACATGCAATGCTTGCGGTACTgttttggaagcataaggacctTGTTTTTCATATCAGAGAGAAATAATTATCAAAAAAAGAAAAAGGTTAAATTGATACACAACTTGAAAGGGTTTTGGTTAGTTTCCCCACACAGCCGTATTTGCATGTTATAACGCTTATTTACGGAAAACTACAGAAGACGAAGCGACCAactttacactgaacaaaaatataaatgcaacatgtaaattgttggtcccatgtttcatgagctgaaatatttgatgtatttctctccaattttgtgcatacatttgtttacatccctgtaagtgagaatttctcctttgccaagataatccatccacctgaatggtgtggcatatcaagaagctgattaaacagcatgatcattacacaggtgcaccttgtgctggggacaataaaaggccactctaaaatgtgcagttttgtcacacaacacaatgccacagatgtctcaagttttaagggagcAAGCATTTGTTTTGCTGGcgaggaatgtccaccagatctGTTGCAAGATCATTTcattttaatttctctaccataagccacctccaacatcgttttagagaatttggcagtatgtccgaCTGACCTCTCAACCATAGACCACCTgtcacttaaatgtaaatgtaaatgtcacgactccgaccgaaggtggcttcccttcccgttcgggtggcgctcagtGGTCGttgtcgccggcctactagctgccactgatgattttctccccctccttatgtgtttattgattacacctgttttgagttggttgtaattagttgggctttattagtcagccggcccgtttctttgtgcgggattgattATTGTACCCCTGGTGTTTGTTACAGACGAACGTGTTGGTGTATGTTCGTATATAGTGCTGGACTGTTTTCATTCCCCGTGTCTGGGGCATTTTGGTTTTGAGTACCCAGTGTTTAGTGGGGTGGCCGTGGTTCACCGTGTGTGCATTAAAATAGCATTATATTGAACTCTCTGTTTTCCCTGCACCTGACTTCATACTCACGGCACCCAGTACGTTACACCacctgtaaccacgccagcccaggaacctccacatccggctttttCACCTGCGTGATCGTCTGAGACAAACTACCTGGACAGCTAAGGAAACTATAGGTTTGctcaactgaagaatttctgcacaaactgcacagccattgaagaggagtgggacaacattccacaggccacaatcaaaagcctgatcaactctatgtgaaggagatatcACACTGcacgaggcaaatggtggtcacaccagatactgactggttttctgatccacgcctctacttttttttaatgtatctgtgaccaacagatgcatatctgttttcccagtcatgtgacatccatagattaggggcTAATGCATGTATTTAAattgaactgtaactcaggaaaatctttgaaatggttgcattttatatttttgttaattgTAGCTTTCTAGCATGCTCCGAACACCTGTTTTGAAAGTGTAGCTGAAGTGTAGTtttgttggatggatggatgcaccCATAGCTGTGTGGATCTcttgccaggtcgcaattgtaaatgagaacttgttctcaacttgcctacctggttaaataaaggtgaaataaaatctcTGCAAAACTGTAAGTGTATATTTCTTATTTGAAGGATTCTTTCTCGCTGATGAAAGAGAACATGTCCATATGTTTCGAAAGCCTTATTGCAAGCAATGATTATTGACGTTTCTAAACGTTAAAAAACAGCGTTGGGATTGTATTTTATATGAGGCAGTCATGTGCTAAGCTAATGGCTGAAAACTAGTGAGATGGCAGAATGGAGCCAAAAGTTTGAGAGAGCTAAAATGAGTTATTCTATTTGATAGACCAACGTTGATCGTTTCCTTACAAGCCTTTCATTCTCATAGTAACATGTCATATTCTGGACTTTCAAAAGATGCACAGCAGCTGGCAGGGAAAAACCTCAGTTGGAAGAGTAAAAATATCCCATTCAATGGTGTTCCGTTGGAAGTTGTGGGCACAGAGACGTATACATGCCACCAGGGGAAAGACATACAAACAAAAGCCAAAGAGAAATATGCTGCTGCAATGAACCAGGTGGCATTAAGTTCAAAGACAGATCACTGTCGTTTAAACCATACACTTTCACAACATTCATTTAATTTTAATAATGTTGAAGTACAAACTATGGAATGTTCCTCAATGAAATTGAAGATGGGACTTT includes:
- the LOC124036181 gene encoding intraflagellar transport protein 81 homolog encodes the protein MKEIIELQMQQAADEMKAPDPQEKRKTIREQYMKNVAEQESLGKKLREQQKAVRESHRPNMKQVKMWLDLEQLMVCKLGCFPRAQNQVSIGQVIQEGGEDRLVL